The sequence below is a genomic window from bacterium.
TCCTGGCCATCGGCCTGTACGCCGCGCAGGGCGCCCTCGCCCTGCCGCTGGCCACGGTCATCCTGCTCGTCCTGATCTGTGGACGGGTCATCGCCTTGCTCGGCCAGGCGCAGAAGGAGGCCCAGCATCTGGCTGCCGGCGAATCGGCGTTCTGGTCGCTGCGCGCGGCGATCGCGGACGCCGAGAGGGCGCGGGAACAGGTGAGCGACGGGGACCTGCCACAGCTCCGGCGCGCCATCGAGGTGCGCCAGGTGCGCTTCGCCTACGACGACGGGCCGGTGCTCGACGGCGTGTCGCTGGTCATCCCGGCGGGCGAGATGGTCGCCGTGGTCGGCCCCTCCGGCGCCGGCAAGACGACCATCGCCGATCTGGTCATCGGCCTGTTGGAGCCGCAGGCCGGCGCGGTCATGGTCGACGACGTACCGCTCGACACCTGCGATGCCGCGCGGTGGCGCGCCATGATCGGGTACGTGCCCCAGGACACCTTCCTGCTGCACGACAGCGTGGCCGTGAACGTGACGCTGGGCGACCAGGACCTGTCGCCCGCCGACGTCGAGGCGGCGCTGCGGGAGGCGGGCGCCTGGGACTTCGTGACGGGGCTTGCCGCGGGCGTGGACACCATCGTCGGCGAACGCGGCTTGCGCCTGTCGGGTGGCCAGCGGCAACGGATCTCGCTGGCGCGCGCCCTGGTGCGCCGCCCGCAACTGCTCATCCTCGATGAGGCCACGGCGGCCCTCGATCCGACGACCGAGGCCGACGTCTGCCAGACCTTGCAGCGCCTGCGCGGGCGCATGACCATCCTCGCCGTCTGCCACCACGGGCCGCTGATCGAGATGGCGGACCGCGTCTACCAGATCGACGCCGGCCGCGTCACCGTGGTGCGCTAGCCGCCCCGGGGGTGGGCTCAGCGCCGCGGCGGGAACGCCGGTCCCGCGGCCGCGCGCCGTTGCAGGAACGCCTCGGCGGCCGCGAGCTGTGTGATCGTGTCGACGTCGAACCCGGCCTCCGGCGCGGAGACCACGACCGGCCGCACCCGCACCCCCATGCGGTCGGACGCGAGATCCATCACCGCCGCCACCGTCAGGCGGCGCAGCACGAAGCGCAGCACCGATCCGACTCCCAGCGCCCCGACCATCCGCCAGGGGCGCTTGCGGTGGCGTTCCACGGCCATCCACGCGGCCGGCGCCCGACGCGCCTCCGGAGTGAGGAAGGCGAACAGGTTGCACCCACAGAAGGCGCCGTCGCGAAACGGCACCGTGGTGCGGCGCACCGTCGGAAAGGCGCTGCGCACGAGCGCCGCCGGCACCAGGCCGACGGTCACGTCGGCACCGCTGTCCGCCGAGCGGGCGCAGAACTCGTCGACCAGCGCGGGAGTCAGCAGGGGGTGGTCCGCCGTCGCGACGAGCAGCGGCGTGCAATCGCCGAGCGCCTCCATCGACGCGAGGACGCTGGCGCTCGGCGTGGCGCCGCCGCCCATCAGCGCCAGCTCGCCGCCGGCGAGGGTGGCCTGCAGGGTGGGCTCGCCGGCCAGTGCGTCCGCGGGCATCCCGCACACGACGAGGCGCCCGACCGCGCGAGCGGCGCGCAGGGTCGCGAGCACCCGCGCCAGCATCGGCACGCCGGCCACCGGCGCCAAGGCCTTGTGCGACACGCCGGCGGCGCGTGCCAGGGGATCGCCGCCGGGGCGGCTACCCGCCAGCACCAGGGCGGTGAAGGGCCGCGCCGGGGCCGCGGCGGGAGGTTCCGCGTCGGGCACGCGAACCAAATCGTTCACTGGAGCGATTTCTCGTAGAGCCGATACGTCTTGTAGGGCCGGGCGCCCAGCCGCTCCTTGATGCGGCGCATCGGGTGGTTGTCCTCGAGCGTCCACGACAGCTCGAGCCGGTCGATGTGCCGGTCGAGCACCGGTTGGCGGACGGCGTTGATCAGGCCGAACGCGAGCGCGGTGGCGAGGGCGCTGCGGTGGTATTCGCGGCGGACCCCCATCAACGCCACCCGGGCGCTGCGCGGCGGATGGTACCTGAGCCGCCAGAGGAGCCGCGCCCAGCCGAAGGGGAAGAGTCGTCCGTCGAGGTCGCGCGTGCAGTCGCCCAGGTTGGGCACGATGACGATCATCGCCGCCGGCCGACCATCGACCTCGGCGATCTGCACGAACTCGGGCGGGACGAACAACTTCAGGCTCTTGCCGAGGTCGTCGAACTCCGACTTGGTGAACGGAACGAAGTTCCAGTTCTGCGCCCAGGCGTCGTTGAAGATCTCGCTGAGGAGCGCGAGGTCCTCCTTCAGCTTGGCCATGCGCAGGGGACGAATCGCGATCCGTCCCGAGCTGTCGGCGCGGCGCGCCGCCTCCAGCATCACCGCGGGCGGAGCGAGCGTCGGGTCGAGCAGATAGGCGATCACGTCCTTGGTCTTGCGGTAACCCAGGTCGCTCACCCGCTGGTCGTAGTACGGGTGGCCGTGGCTCATCAGGAACATCGGCGGCGTGTCGAAGCCGTCGACGAGCAGGCCGATGTCGCCGTTGATCGAGAGGTTGAACGGCCCGACGACCCGCTCCATGCCCTGCTCGCACAGCCAGGACTCGGCGGTGGCGAGGAGCAGGGCGAAGACCTCGGGATCGTCCACCGCCTCCAGCAGGCCGAAGTGACCAGTCGCGTCCTGATAAAGGTCGATGTGCAGATCGTCGACCTGCGCCGTGATGCGGCCCACTGCCTGCCCGCCCCGGTAGGCGACCCAGTACTGGGCCCGGGCGTGCTCGAAGAACGGGTTCTTCTTGCTGAGCAGGTGGCGCTGCTCGACCAGCAGCGGCGGGATCCAATTGGGCTCGTTGGCGTAGACATGCCAGGGCACCCGGATGAAATCCCGCAGCGCGCGCGCCGTGCGCACCGGCACGATGCGTAGGGGGTGGCTGGCGGATGGCGTGACGCTCGCCGGGCGCGCCGCGGATGAGTCGGGAACGGGCTCAGCGGAGCTCGGCTGCATCATCTCGATCCTTCCCGCATCAAAAGTGCGGGGACCGTAGAGTAGCCCGACGGGACATTCAAGCACGGCCCGGATCGCCCATCGGGGCCACCTGTCCCTCGGACCGTCATCCTGCTACGACCGGCCGCGATGAGGCTGTTGGCAGCCCTCGCCCGCGCCCAGCCACGGCGCACCGCCGCGATGCTGGGATGCCTGCTGCTGGCCGGGCTCGCCGAGGGCGCCAGCGTGTCGGCCCTGCTGCCCTTGCTCGCCTTGACCGCGGGCGGCGGCGCGCTGGACGCCCAGGCGGGAGGATCGTCGCGGGTGGCCGCCGCGTTGGTACGCGTGCTGCAGAGCGTCGGCCTGCCGCCGACGGCCGGGGTGCTGCTGGTGCTGATCCTCGCCGGCTCGGCGGTGAAGGCCGGCCTGGTGCTGCTCGCCAACCGCGAGATCGGCTTCGCCGTTGCCGGCGTCGCCACCGCGCTGCGGCTGCGGCTGATCCGCGCCCTGCTCGCCACCCGCTGGCAGTTCTACGTCCATGCGCCGTTGGGGACCTTCGCCAGCGCCGCCGCCAGCGAGGCGACGCGCGCGGCGGACAGCTACCTGCGCGCCGCGACGATGGTCATGTACCTGATCCAGGTCGCCGTCTATGCCGTGATCGCGCTGCTGGTGTCGTGGGCGGCGACGCTCGCCACGTTGCTCGGCGGCGCCGGCATGGCGGCGGTCCTCCACCAGTTGATCCGCCGCGCGCGCCGCGCCGGCGTGCGCCAGACCTCCCTCGGCCGATCGCTGCTCAACCGGCTGACCGATACCCTGCGGGCGGTCAAGCCCCTCAAGGCCATGGGCCGTGAAACGCTGCTCGGGCCGCTGCTCGAACGCGAAACCCGGCGGCTCAGTCGGGCGCTCCAGCTCGAGGTGCGGAGCCGGGCCGCGATGCGCGCGCTGCAGGAGCCGCTGCTGATGGTCCTGATCGGTGCCGGCATCTATGCGGCCTTCGTCGTTCTCGCGCTCCCGCTCGCCAACGTCATCCTGCTGATACTGCTGTGCACCCGCATCCTCGATCTGATCGGCAAGATCCAGCGCGAACGGCAGGACCTCGTCGTCGGCGAGACGGCGTTCGACGCCCTGCAGGAGACCATTCGCCGCGCCGAGGCCGAGCGCGAGGTCGCGCACGGGGGCGCCGCCCCCACGCTTCGCCACGCGCTGCGCCTGTCGGAGGTGGAGTTCGCGTACGACGAGCAGCCGATTCTCCGCGATGCGTCGCTGACGATCCCGGCCGGCCGGCTGACCGTCATCACCGGTCCGTCGGGCGCCGGCAAGACCACCATCGCCGACCTGGTGATCGGGCTCATCCCGC
It includes:
- a CDS encoding ABC transporter ATP-binding protein encodes the protein MRLLAALARAQPRRTAAMLGCLLLAGLAEGASVSALLPLLALTAGGGALDAQAGGSSRVAAALVRVLQSVGLPPTAGVLLVLILAGSAVKAGLVLLANREIGFAVAGVATALRLRLIRALLATRWQFYVHAPLGTFASAAASEATRAADSYLRAATMVMYLIQVAVYAVIALLVSWAATLATLLGGAGMAAVLHQLIRRARRAGVRQTSLGRSLLNRLTDTLRAVKPLKAMGRETLLGPLLERETRRLSRALQLEVRSRAAMRALQEPLLMVLIGAGIYAAFVVLALPLANVILLILLCTRILDLIGKIQRERQDLVVGETAFDALQETIRRAEAEREVAHGGAAPTLRHALRLSEVEFAYDEQPILRDASLTIPAGRLTVITGPSGAGKTTIADLVIGLIPPRRGAVLVDGTPLSALDIARWRSMIGYVPQDALLVHDTIAVNVTLGDPAVSAADVEAALHAAGARDLVAALPQGIDTVVGERGLRLSGGQRQRIALARALVRRPVLLVLDEATTALDRDSEAALCETLRRLRGGLTILAICHHGQLIERADGVYRVDGGTVVAVPPVCDAAAAGG
- a CDS encoding N-acetyltransferase, translating into MVPVRTARALRDFIRVPWHVYANEPNWIPPLLVEQRHLLSKKNPFFEHARAQYWVAYRGGQAVGRITAQVDDLHIDLYQDATGHFGLLEAVDDPEVFALLLATAESWLCEQGMERVVGPFNLSINGDIGLLVDGFDTPPMFLMSHGHPYYDQRVSDLGYRKTKDVIAYLLDPTLAPPAVMLEAARRADSSGRIAIRPLRMAKLKEDLALLSEIFNDAWAQNWNFVPFTKSEFDDLGKSLKLFVPPEFVQIAEVDGRPAAMIVIVPNLGDCTRDLDGRLFPFGWARLLWRLRYHPPRSARVALMGVRREYHRSALATALAFGLINAVRQPVLDRHIDRLELSWTLEDNHPMRRIKERLGARPYKTYRLYEKSLQ
- a CDS encoding ABC transporter ATP-binding protein, which gives rise to MRSALVFARAYPLRTAATLACLLLAGVAEGFSVASAVPALALAANSAAGPGAADVGGVGGYVTALARGLGMEPTIGVLLALIAGGIVLRALLVLLANRQVGYAVAHMATDLRLGLIRALMRSRWPYFIHQPLGAIVNAVASEARRAADAYLHAATLLALLIQGAAYVVVGCLVSWRATLVTLLAAAVMVAVLHRLVRRSRRAGAQQTTAARSLLRQLTDTLQSIKPLRAMGQEALVAPMLEATTNRLERAIRREVVSREALQALQDPLMTAFLAIGLYAAQGALALPLATVILLVLICGRVIALLGQAQKEAQHLAAGESAFWSLRAAIADAERAREQVSDGDLPQLRRAIEVRQVRFAYDDGPVLDGVSLVIPAGEMVAVVGPSGAGKTTIADLVIGLLEPQAGAVMVDDVPLDTCDAARWRAMIGYVPQDTFLLHDSVAVNVTLGDQDLSPADVEAALREAGAWDFVTGLAAGVDTIVGERGLRLSGGQRQRISLARALVRRPQLLILDEATAALDPTTEADVCQTLQRLRGRMTILAVCHHGPLIEMADRVYQIDAGRVTVVR
- a CDS encoding nucleotidyltransferase family protein, which translates into the protein MPDAEPPAAAPARPFTALVLAGSRPGGDPLARAAGVSHKALAPVAGVPMLARVLATLRAARAVGRLVVCGMPADALAGEPTLQATLAGGELALMGGGATPSASVLASMEALGDCTPLLVATADHPLLTPALVDEFCARSADSGADVTVGLVPAALVRSAFPTVRRTTVPFRDGAFCGCNLFAFLTPEARRAPAAWMAVERHRKRPWRMVGALGVGSVLRFVLRRLTVAAVMDLASDRMGVRVRPVVVSAPEAGFDVDTITQLAAAEAFLQRRAAAGPAFPPRR